One region of Paenibacillus polymyxa M1 genomic DNA includes:
- a CDS encoding SPBc2 prophage-derived transglycosylase, whose amino-acid sequence MADLSKDVVGARINLDTTKILPAFKVIDNGARANAESFKVLNSELGLSEKNFKSLASSADKFALSADDRRKKILAESEALVKQRTAQAELNAARKNQLDQANKITDEKLRAQQAIVKKREDAIEQQEREHLKRMEALQNKASLTGQRSAKVSGAGTDDRTRERVLMEEQSIRMKISQLAEKEAQQARKNAQDYEKFWVNALRAREQKEAQVREKVLQEEQKIRRSLSQTEAQMKQTFNTTPNWISRVGDMATHALVFNTAYAALHKTQEVLKEGLVDIESNMAGYIQTNEHYFLEYNEGTKEMVMNTEKLHDQTTKFIRTAHDLGSEIMDVTESARLWGRMYKDAGVVQEMVRKSTMLSTVDLVSLEDATKSMESTFAQYGVQIKNSNDAMVLGGRVLDSWSKVAHDTMAPAKDLGAAFERTGKIAAETGVSFDFMNGLISAGVRNTALSGENLGNMWKTVLGTIRTDKAVGEIERLGVATKEVVNGSEQWRKAEDILLDLSTKVIDKNYDLTKSYADISRGVYQYAKLAASLNAGDILLGTAASIGSTGSTMEYLKVQMDTIQRKAAQTKASLLEIFNNAGDDGLRRMIKNVLDAIDQLLIGLTKVPSGVFEGTAAIGGLLLAYKALSGPIMNVVAAVKVLTTAKVAETVAVAANTTANEVNIVSSQGATLSTIQRSAATQASTAATAEATIATTAMTRAQALSTVTMAAATAGLTLLAGAIALVIWESGKEEKAARERAQNLKDADSAAQQMISQYQRQIDLLPKLVNAHKSLSDSLKISGTSIERQTQIKKQLEEVTKALIITVGKDGAKQLESANFSEKAVRIQVDALNTLIAKQNEARKNMLTDQQSEINNQLKKNTEELEQTKEKLLKVKDSLASQMGEFFKNVFTGKSLDEASNSVQLLQDEVNGLEKENHKLSASAAEVAVQLGQVAVDAVDQFAGKSGTAAESAKAQAEALADLREQIQGNGTAVSEMNNLLSDLSKGQSLNAAAATDLILKYPQLAAEIYKTSDGWKFEKDAVEVLRKAKIQKAIDDLKSEKASAFNTKVSTDERLKAYSIEAEAIRNLAQLKAALNGVMAQSSLEVAKRQTELNSMTGIRSVLNAPFKNQLDVDKKKLDNKKKLDEIYTEYENQAKSFDTRINALSKLYKDPKFGVSGSSSKEKKGRKGKSDAEKSAKKAAKEAADARKDSYSDDMDNFKYIAERNEWSIDQQIAGYKRLAQRHKQYLLEDKDAMKQWSRDVQKLNDSRFQEDVENLERRTERMRQANKQEIEMVKTSLDFYKKEQSKSYLLPANRREIQKQIYDLSVKYNELRYQNSEKWIDKETSKMEMAGQTQIAILKMEYDAYMRMSKAKDRTAEQSFELQQKIYEKRKALEDEFLSDFQKRINYQKSMEAVSVSDQLNLWTKMQALYKEGTEQRMEIDVQVHDLKKQLLEDQKKVTAEAAKKEKEALEKTRDEEVKRIEAERDAFIEAQDAKIKAIDDLLAKMQTANEDEDYDRAMAEKQVRLSLLQSAVGPEGIAERKQTEKDIEDMQREHNRTLAKRGLEDQKKKLQDEKTEREKDYNDQIEAAKQHYDRLAEKYDEYSDGVESKAEDLKNTQISKETEKNAEILRQLDQFIADYQAKMAEINATSLSASFDTGSSISEKDSDLARYNSNIDKWYSAGAAEKTKLHEENAALRNKYGIKKDTGKLQKFHSGGIVQGQKGAEVPVIAREGEMYLNGQQQSNLWKIINFKMPKLNFSMPDFSMPMASGSSNPQQISNQFVIKSGDTYIEDESAAKVFWSERDNFVRRLQTRGGKS is encoded by the coding sequence TTGGCGGACTTAAGTAAAGATGTAGTAGGTGCGCGGATAAACTTGGATACAACCAAGATACTACCCGCTTTCAAGGTGATCGACAACGGAGCAAGGGCGAATGCTGAATCTTTTAAGGTTTTAAATTCGGAACTCGGACTAAGTGAGAAGAATTTCAAATCTCTTGCCAGTAGCGCAGACAAGTTTGCTCTTTCAGCAGATGACAGACGGAAGAAGATCCTTGCTGAATCCGAAGCTCTTGTTAAGCAACGCACTGCACAGGCAGAATTAAATGCTGCACGAAAGAACCAACTAGACCAAGCTAACAAAATTACAGATGAGAAGCTAAGGGCACAACAGGCCATTGTAAAAAAGCGTGAGGATGCAATTGAACAGCAGGAACGTGAACACCTGAAGCGTATGGAGGCTTTGCAGAATAAAGCTTCATTGACGGGTCAGAGATCGGCAAAGGTCTCAGGGGCTGGGACTGACGACAGGACACGTGAACGTGTCTTAATGGAAGAACAGTCCATACGGATGAAGATATCTCAACTGGCAGAGAAAGAAGCACAGCAGGCACGTAAGAACGCACAAGACTACGAAAAGTTTTGGGTGAATGCATTACGTGCCAGGGAGCAAAAAGAGGCACAAGTCCGTGAGAAAGTACTTCAGGAAGAACAGAAGATCCGGCGCTCTTTAAGCCAAACCGAAGCGCAAATGAAGCAGACTTTTAATACAACTCCTAACTGGATTAGCCGAGTAGGTGATATGGCTACCCATGCCCTTGTATTTAATACAGCATATGCAGCTCTGCATAAAACACAGGAAGTCCTTAAAGAGGGATTAGTCGATATTGAATCCAATATGGCAGGGTATATCCAAACAAACGAGCATTACTTTTTAGAGTATAACGAAGGCACGAAAGAAATGGTCATGAACACTGAAAAGTTACATGACCAGACGACCAAATTCATTCGCACGGCCCATGACCTGGGAAGTGAGATTATGGACGTCACCGAGTCTGCTCGTTTATGGGGACGGATGTATAAGGATGCAGGTGTTGTTCAGGAGATGGTACGTAAGTCAACGATGCTCAGTACCGTTGACCTTGTATCCTTGGAAGATGCGACAAAATCAATGGAGTCTACATTTGCTCAGTATGGCGTGCAAATCAAGAACAGTAATGACGCTATGGTGCTGGGTGGGCGCGTTCTGGATTCTTGGTCCAAGGTTGCCCATGATACGATGGCACCAGCTAAAGACTTGGGAGCAGCCTTCGAGCGTACAGGTAAGATTGCTGCTGAAACAGGCGTAAGTTTCGACTTCATGAACGGTCTTATTTCAGCCGGTGTACGTAACACAGCGCTCTCTGGTGAAAATCTCGGTAACATGTGGAAAACAGTATTGGGTACAATTCGTACCGACAAAGCTGTGGGAGAAATTGAACGCTTGGGCGTTGCAACCAAGGAAGTTGTTAATGGATCAGAGCAATGGAGAAAAGCAGAAGATATCTTGTTGGATCTTTCTACTAAAGTAATCGACAAAAACTATGACCTTACAAAGTCATATGCAGATATCTCTCGGGGCGTGTATCAGTATGCAAAATTGGCAGCTTCCCTTAATGCCGGGGATATTTTACTTGGTACAGCAGCCTCTATAGGCTCAACCGGATCGACAATGGAATACCTGAAAGTTCAAATGGATACTATTCAGCGTAAAGCAGCACAAACCAAGGCATCTTTGCTTGAGATATTTAACAATGCGGGCGACGACGGGCTAAGAAGAATGATCAAGAACGTCTTGGACGCGATTGACCAACTGCTTATTGGCCTTACCAAAGTACCATCTGGTGTGTTTGAGGGTACAGCAGCTATTGGGGGTTTACTTCTAGCTTATAAAGCCCTCAGCGGGCCAATTATGAATGTAGTAGCTGCTGTGAAAGTACTTACAACAGCTAAGGTTGCAGAAACGGTGGCTGTTGCTGCAAACACTACAGCCAATGAAGTGAATATTGTTTCTTCTCAAGGAGCAACATTGTCTACCATCCAACGTAGCGCAGCAACTCAGGCATCTACTGCTGCAACAGCAGAGGCAACAATTGCAACTACAGCTATGACTAGGGCGCAAGCGTTATCCACTGTAACGATGGCTGCTGCTACAGCAGGTTTGACTTTGCTGGCTGGGGCAATTGCTCTTGTCATTTGGGAAAGTGGAAAAGAAGAAAAAGCAGCGCGTGAAAGAGCACAAAACTTGAAAGATGCTGATTCGGCTGCTCAACAAATGATAAGTCAGTATCAACGACAAATCGACTTACTTCCCAAACTCGTTAATGCTCATAAATCGCTTTCTGATTCACTTAAAATTAGCGGTACCTCTATTGAAAGACAAACTCAAATAAAGAAACAACTGGAAGAGGTCACAAAAGCATTAATTATAACAGTAGGTAAGGATGGGGCTAAACAGCTTGAATCCGCCAACTTTAGTGAAAAGGCTGTACGAATACAGGTTGATGCTTTGAACACACTGATAGCAAAGCAAAATGAAGCACGAAAGAATATGCTTACTGATCAACAAAGCGAGATTAACAATCAGCTGAAAAAGAATACCGAAGAGCTAGAGCAAACAAAAGAGAAACTCCTTAAAGTTAAAGACAGCTTAGCTTCACAAATGGGAGAGTTCTTTAAAAACGTTTTTACCGGAAAGAGTTTGGACGAAGCTTCTAACTCCGTTCAGCTTCTCCAAGACGAAGTAAATGGCTTAGAGAAGGAGAACCATAAACTTTCCGCCTCTGCCGCTGAAGTCGCAGTGCAGCTTGGCCAAGTTGCAGTTGATGCGGTTGATCAATTCGCAGGTAAGTCGGGTACAGCAGCTGAAAGTGCCAAAGCTCAAGCGGAAGCATTAGCAGATTTAAGGGAGCAAATTCAAGGAAATGGCACTGCTGTATCTGAGATGAATAATCTCTTGAGCGACCTTTCAAAAGGACAGTCTCTCAACGCCGCTGCTGCCACGGACCTAATACTAAAATATCCTCAACTGGCAGCAGAAATATATAAGACAAGTGATGGATGGAAATTTGAAAAAGACGCTGTGGAAGTTCTCCGAAAAGCAAAAATTCAGAAAGCAATCGACGATTTGAAATCCGAGAAAGCTTCAGCATTCAACACAAAAGTGTCTACTGATGAACGTTTAAAAGCTTATAGCATTGAAGCAGAAGCTATTAGAAATTTAGCTCAATTAAAAGCTGCTCTCAATGGTGTAATGGCTCAGAGTTCCTTGGAGGTTGCGAAAAGACAAACTGAACTTAATAGCATGACTGGCATTAGATCAGTTTTAAACGCTCCTTTTAAGAATCAACTTGATGTTGATAAGAAAAAACTGGATAACAAAAAAAAGCTTGATGAAATATACACTGAATATGAAAATCAAGCAAAATCCTTTGATACTCGGATTAACGCTTTATCGAAGCTATACAAAGACCCTAAATTTGGAGTTAGCGGTTCATCAAGCAAAGAGAAAAAAGGAAGAAAAGGAAAAAGTGATGCAGAAAAATCGGCTAAAAAAGCTGCTAAAGAAGCTGCGGATGCTCGTAAGGATTCCTACAGCGATGATATGGACAACTTCAAATACATCGCAGAACGTAATGAATGGTCTATAGACCAGCAAATAGCTGGGTACAAACGACTGGCTCAACGACATAAGCAGTACCTTTTGGAAGATAAGGATGCAATGAAGCAATGGAGCCGCGATGTTCAGAAACTGAATGATTCAAGATTTCAGGAAGACGTGGAGAATCTTGAGCGAAGAACCGAGCGTATGCGGCAGGCCAACAAACAAGAAATTGAGATGGTAAAAACCAGCTTGGATTTTTACAAGAAGGAACAATCTAAATCTTACTTGCTACCAGCAAATAGGCGTGAAATCCAAAAGCAAATTTATGATCTGTCCGTGAAGTATAACGAGCTTCGATACCAAAACTCGGAAAAATGGATTGATAAAGAAACTTCCAAAATGGAAATGGCGGGGCAAACCCAAATTGCTATCCTCAAAATGGAATATGACGCTTATATGCGTATGAGTAAGGCAAAGGATCGTACTGCTGAACAAAGTTTTGAGTTGCAGCAGAAGATTTATGAGAAACGTAAAGCTCTGGAAGATGAGTTCCTGTCCGACTTCCAAAAACGAATCAATTACCAAAAGAGTATGGAAGCCGTATCTGTTTCCGATCAGCTCAATTTATGGACAAAAATGCAGGCTCTTTATAAAGAAGGAACAGAACAGCGAATGGAGATTGATGTACAGGTCCATGACCTTAAAAAGCAGCTCCTCGAAGATCAGAAGAAGGTTACTGCCGAAGCTGCTAAGAAGGAAAAGGAAGCACTCGAAAAGACTCGGGATGAGGAAGTAAAGCGTATTGAGGCGGAACGTGATGCTTTTATTGAGGCTCAGGACGCTAAAATTAAGGCCATAGACGACTTGTTAGCCAAGATGCAGACAGCTAATGAAGACGAGGACTATGATCGTGCTATGGCGGAGAAGCAAGTGCGTCTTTCCCTGTTACAATCTGCTGTCGGTCCTGAAGGTATTGCCGAACGTAAGCAGACTGAAAAAGACATTGAGGATATGCAACGGGAACATAACCGGACGCTGGCGAAGCGCGGCTTGGAGGATCAAAAGAAAAAGCTTCAAGATGAGAAGACTGAGCGAGAAAAGGATTACAATGACCAGATTGAAGCTGCCAAGCAGCATTATGATCGGCTTGCTGAGAAGTACGATGAATATTCAGACGGCGTTGAATCTAAAGCTGAAGATTTGAAAAATACTCAAATCTCAAAAGAAACCGAGAAGAACGCGGAAATTTTGCGTCAGTTGGATCAGTTTATTGCTGACTATCAGGCTAAAATGGCTGAAATCAATGCCACCTCATTGTCTGCATCCTTTGATACAGGTTCCTCAATCTCTGAAAAAGACAGTGACCTGGCACGATATAATTCCAATATTGATAAATGGTATTCAGCAGGTGCTGCTGAGAAGACCAAACTGCACGAGGAAAATGCCGCTCTGCGGAATAAGTATGGCATTAAGAAGGATACAGGGAAACTTCAAAAATTCCATTCTGGCGGGATCGTTCAAGGCCAGAAGGGAGCAGAGGTACCCGTCATTGCCCGTGAAGGGGAAATGTATTTGAATGGTCAACAACAGAGCAACTTGTGGAAAATTATCAATTTTAAGATGCCGAAACTTAATTTCTCTATGCCTGATTTTTCAATGCCAATGGCTTCGGGCAGTTCAAATCCGCAGCAAATCAGCAACCAGTTCGTAATAAAATCAGGTGATACTTATATTGAAGACGAATCCGCAGCAAAGGTGTTTTGGAGCGAAAGGGACAACTTTGTACGGAGGTTGCAAACGAGGGGAGGCAAGTCTTAG
- a CDS encoding phage tail domain-containing protein: MIDATVDGKSFKSIGLGLKTHNIPVLPPTKDHSLEIAERDGELDFGSTYGARLINLECVLMADDTTLDYHRRVAQVAALFNAKKGDIVFTFSDLPGRRYIGRYAGTLDIEKILWDGELTIPIKMGEHPFPESDENIKEVIITQSPQTVSVISTGDERASPIIVLTNIGNNDIRNFRIANEYQVE, translated from the coding sequence GTGATAGACGCTACGGTGGATGGGAAATCCTTTAAATCCATTGGATTAGGGCTTAAAACTCACAATATACCTGTGTTACCACCAACAAAAGACCATAGCCTTGAGATAGCTGAGAGGGATGGAGAGTTGGATTTTGGCAGCACGTATGGAGCGCGGTTAATCAATCTCGAATGCGTCCTAATGGCTGATGATACTACCCTTGATTACCATAGGAGAGTCGCCCAAGTGGCGGCTCTTTTTAATGCCAAAAAAGGGGATATTGTATTTACGTTTTCAGACTTACCAGGAAGGCGATATATCGGGCGCTATGCTGGAACATTAGATATCGAAAAAATACTTTGGGATGGAGAACTGACTATCCCGATTAAGATGGGTGAGCATCCGTTTCCAGAAAGCGATGAGAATATCAAAGAAGTTATCATTACTCAATCGCCACAAACAGTGTCGGTCATTTCTACAGGAGATGAAAGAGCCAGTCCTATTATCGTCCTGACTAACATCGGTAATAACGACATACGGAATTTCCGTATCGCAAATGAGTATCAAGTAGAATAG